A stretch of the Deinococcus sp. YIM 134068 genome encodes the following:
- a CDS encoding class I SAM-dependent DNA methyltransferase, translating into MTRTRPPKLKAEQTTAQRLSSVVKSVRDIMRKDKGLSGDADRLPMLTWLMFLKFLDDLEHNHEAEAEFEGRPYRPVLEGVYRWRGWARSDLTGDDLLAFVNQEKFEVEPGQPMPGLLAYLRGLQGEGARDRRTVVAEIFRGVQNRMINGYLLKEVVQKLDSLDFTSSEESHTLGALYEGMLREMRDAAGDAGEFYTPRAVVRFMVTTLDPRLGETVLDPASGTGGFLVEAFEHLKAQVKTTEDAEVLQERSVLGGEAKPLPYLLAQMNLTLHGMESPQIDSGNSLRFNLAEIGDRERVDVILANPPFGGEEERGIQNNFPADKRTGETALLFMQLIMRRLRRQTPTQKGGRAGVVVPNGFLFSDGVGARVKQELLEDFNLHTIVRLPNGIFAPYTSIPTNILFFDRGGPTREVWYYEHPLPAGKKNYSKTQPVQFEEFAPPLAWWGNREENERAWRVDVSAIKANNYNLDVKNPNAAQDFEHMPPEQLLADILGKERRILALLEELQAELGQQAGSEEVAHA; encoded by the coding sequence ATGACCCGCACTCGCCCCCCCAAACTCAAGGCTGAGCAGACCACCGCCCAGCGCCTGTCCAGCGTCGTCAAGAGCGTGCGCGACATCATGCGCAAGGACAAGGGCCTCAGCGGCGACGCCGACCGCCTCCCGATGCTGACCTGGCTAATGTTCCTGAAGTTCCTCGACGACCTCGAGCACAACCACGAGGCCGAGGCCGAGTTCGAGGGCCGCCCCTACCGCCCCGTGCTCGAAGGTGTCTACCGCTGGCGCGGGTGGGCCAGGAGCGACCTGACCGGCGACGACCTCCTCGCCTTCGTGAACCAGGAGAAGTTCGAGGTCGAGCCCGGCCAGCCCATGCCCGGCCTGCTGGCCTACCTGCGCGGCCTGCAAGGGGAGGGCGCCCGCGACCGCCGCACCGTCGTCGCCGAGATCTTCCGGGGCGTGCAGAACCGCATGATCAACGGCTACCTGCTCAAGGAGGTCGTGCAGAAGCTCGACAGCCTGGACTTCACCTCCAGCGAGGAGAGCCATACCCTGGGGGCGCTGTACGAGGGGATGCTGCGGGAGATGCGCGACGCCGCCGGGGACGCGGGCGAGTTCTACACCCCCCGCGCCGTCGTGCGCTTCATGGTGACCACGCTGGACCCCCGGCTCGGCGAGACGGTGCTCGACCCTGCTTCCGGTACGGGCGGCTTCCTGGTCGAGGCCTTCGAACACCTCAAGGCGCAGGTGAAGACCACCGAGGACGCCGAGGTTCTGCAAGAGCGCAGCGTCCTGGGGGGCGAGGCCAAGCCGTTGCCCTACCTGCTGGCGCAGATGAACCTCACCCTGCACGGCATGGAGTCGCCGCAGATCGACTCGGGCAACAGCCTGCGGTTCAACCTCGCGGAGATCGGGGACCGCGAGCGGGTGGACGTGATTCTCGCCAACCCGCCCTTTGGCGGGGAGGAAGAGCGGGGCATCCAGAACAACTTCCCCGCCGACAAGCGTACCGGCGAGACAGCGCTGCTGTTCATGCAACTGATCATGCGCCGCCTGCGCCGTCAGACCCCCACTCAGAAGGGCGGACGGGCGGGCGTAGTCGTGCCCAACGGTTTCCTGTTCTCCGACGGTGTGGGCGCACGGGTCAAGCAGGAGCTGTTGGAAGACTTCAACTTGCACACCATCGTCCGGTTGCCCAACGGCATCTTCGCGCCCTACACCAGCATCCCCACCAACATCCTGTTTTTCGACCGGGGCGGCCCCACGCGGGAAGTCTGGTACTACGAGCACCCGCTGCCCGCCGGGAAGAAGAACTATTCCAAGACCCAGCCCGTGCAGTTCGAGGAGTTCGCGCCGCCGCTGGCGTGGTGGGGCAACCGAGAGGAGAACGAGCGGGCGTGGCGGGTGGACGTGAGCGCGATCAAGGCCAACAACTACAACCTGGACGTGAAGAACCCGAACGCGGCGCAGGACTTCGAGCACATGCCGCCCGAGCAGTTGCTGGCTGACATTCTGGGGAAAGAGCGGCGCATCCTGGCCTTGCTGGAAGAGTTGCAGGCCGAGCTGGGGCAGCAGGCCGGGAGTGAAGAAGTGGCCCATGCCTGA
- a CDS encoding AAA family ATPase — MSTAEQILALVKSHVEGDDKRFLSVASQVAAREARQGHVNVAAELKKLIERARSENDSFTRPQFPVQLTLGTPQPKGELSHLLSVTAPDARLSQLVLPEGIENRLRRILTEQQQQERLRQYNLVPRRKILLVGPPGSGKTMTAHALAGELRIPLMTILLEGTITKFMGETAAKLRLVFEAMVVQRGVYFFDEFDAIGARRNASNDVGEIRRVLNSFLQFLEQDVSHGLIVAATNHAELLDPALFRRFDDVIEYQLPDEALIERILKERLAPFDTKKVAWSKVVGAALGMSQADVTRAADEAAKHAVLDGHIRIDTPMLMAAIEERQASRA; from the coding sequence ATGAGTACGGCAGAGCAGATTCTGGCGCTGGTTAAAAGCCACGTGGAGGGCGACGACAAGAGGTTTTTGTCTGTTGCGTCCCAAGTCGCGGCCCGGGAAGCGCGCCAAGGTCATGTAAACGTCGCCGCCGAACTCAAGAAGCTGATTGAGCGTGCCCGCAGTGAGAATGACTCATTTACCCGCCCACAATTCCCCGTGCAGCTCACGCTGGGCACCCCACAACCCAAGGGCGAGCTGTCCCACCTGCTGTCGGTTACGGCCCCTGACGCTCGGCTGTCCCAGTTGGTGCTTCCGGAAGGAATCGAAAACCGGCTGCGGCGCATCCTTACTGAGCAGCAGCAGCAAGAACGGCTGAGACAGTACAACCTCGTTCCTCGCAGGAAGATTCTGCTTGTCGGGCCTCCTGGATCAGGAAAGACCATGACTGCACACGCGCTGGCAGGGGAGCTGCGCATTCCCCTCATGACCATCCTTCTCGAGGGCACCATCACCAAATTCATGGGGGAGACCGCTGCGAAGCTGAGGCTGGTCTTCGAGGCGATGGTGGTGCAGCGCGGAGTGTACTTCTTTGATGAATTCGACGCCATTGGAGCACGCCGCAACGCCTCCAACGACGTGGGCGAGATCAGACGTGTGTTGAATTCATTTCTTCAGTTCTTGGAACAGGATGTCTCCCACGGCCTGATCGTTGCGGCCACCAACCACGCCGAACTGCTCGACCCTGCGCTCTTTCGCAGGTTCGACGACGTGATTGAATATCAGTTGCCGGATGAGGCTCTGATTGAGCGCATCCTGAAGGAACGCCTCGCACCATTTGACACGAAGAAAGTCGCGTGGTCGAAGGTCGTAGGGGCAGCATTGGGAATGAGCCAGGCCGACGTGACCCGTGCTGCTGACGAGGCCGCAAAGCACGCGGTATTGGACGGTCATATCCGAATTGACACACCGATGTTGATGGCAGCCATTGAAGAGCGGCAGGCTTCACGGGCGTGA
- a CDS encoding restriction endonuclease subunit S, translating to MPEWERVRLGEVLELKIDAVPVAPEHTYKISGVYSFGRGLIARGPLSGAETSYKVFHRLHTDDFVLSQLKGWEGALARVTPEFDGWFLSPQFPTFRVMPDRLDIEYLELYCKQASVWDELRGQARGMGARRDSVSPARFLALDIPLPPLPEQRRIVARVQGLLGKVEEARGLRGEAGKLVEAFQTTQAKTIFDDLTATYPSKSLGEMAKHVTSGPRDWGSNYTDTGWRFYRAQDLTSVGRISEHNKAFIDASNDRPSARVKAGDLLMVITGATVGRCALFQDLNEPGYISQHVALCRLDQDIIDPEFVHQALLSPLGQSQLLEGRYGQGKPGLNLGQIKNLRVPVPPLNVQRQVLSELHKHRQRSGGLRALGADSQVELDALPASILARAFAGAL from the coding sequence ATGCCTGAGTGGGAACGGGTGAGGTTGGGAGAGGTGTTGGAGCTGAAAATTGATGCAGTTCCGGTCGCCCCCGAGCACACTTACAAAATCTCTGGCGTCTACAGCTTCGGGCGCGGACTTATCGCCCGTGGACCTTTGTCGGGGGCAGAAACCTCTTACAAGGTCTTCCACCGCCTTCACACAGATGACTTCGTGCTCAGTCAGTTGAAGGGCTGGGAAGGGGCATTGGCACGAGTCACACCTGAGTTTGATGGATGGTTTCTTTCACCCCAGTTTCCAACGTTCCGGGTCATGCCTGATCGTCTGGACATCGAATACTTGGAGCTCTACTGCAAGCAGGCTTCCGTCTGGGACGAATTGCGGGGACAAGCCAGAGGCATGGGCGCCAGGCGGGACTCCGTTTCACCAGCACGCTTCCTTGCCCTCGACATCCCGCTCCCGCCCCTGCCCGAGCAGCGGCGCATCGTCGCCCGCGTACAGGGCCTGCTGGGGAAGGTGGAGGAGGCGCGGGGGCTGCGGGGGGAGGCCGGGAAACTTGTCGAAGCCTTTCAAACCACGCAGGCCAAAACCATCTTCGACGACCTGACTGCCACCTACCCCTCAAAGTCTTTGGGTGAAATGGCCAAACACGTAACGAGCGGTCCCCGTGACTGGGGAAGCAACTACACCGACACGGGCTGGCGCTTCTACCGGGCACAAGACCTGACTTCAGTAGGTCGGATTTCAGAGCACAACAAGGCGTTCATTGACGCGAGCAATGATCGGCCATCCGCTAGGGTGAAAGCGGGTGATTTGCTTATGGTCATTACGGGGGCGACTGTAGGACGTTGTGCTTTATTCCAGGATCTCAACGAGCCTGGGTACATCAGTCAGCATGTTGCTCTTTGTCGCCTTGATCAAGACATCATCGACCCCGAGTTTGTGCACCAGGCTTTACTGAGTCCGCTCGGGCAGAGCCAGCTTCTGGAGGGCCGTTATGGACAGGGGAAGCCCGGCCTGAACCTCGGGCAGATCAAGAATCTGCGCGTTCCTGTTCCACCTCTGAACGTTCAGCGGCAGGTCCTCTCCGAGCTGCACAAACATAGACAGAGGAGTGGAGGTCTCCGGGCGCTTGGAGCCGACTCACAAGTTGAACTCGACGCCCTCCCCGCCTCCATCCTCGCGCGGGCGTTTGCGGGGGCGCTGTAG
- a CDS encoding S8 family peptidase — protein sequence MSRPFDERPVSPRNPQAHAAYLTTAITNAAQQAQQQMARRDANIQNDRQGVYLSFELTEDHSDALDSLTSTRRQAELAVLRQEGNVTLATFYVPQEHLAGYQEDLLGKVARYSASDGQRHRPLVTRLNDAHANTLRAVFSDDPALFPEPGVPIWWEVWTSRDGASALTSVVRQMELPVGEEHLTFPDREVFIVQATSERMDQLYVNSSAIEELRLALDSPEPFIDMPRSEQQEWTDELLERVSYEATDPEVAILLLDGGTTQAHPLLAPLLHVNDWQAYDPTWSPGEDSRFHGILGHGTKMAGLALYGDLRDAFLATQPILMKHRLEAMKVLPPTGQHRPHLFGFVTQQAVEGMEVTNPFRKRVIGMALTTRHGTRSGRPSSWSAALDQLAFGNDDEDYRRLLVVAAGNIRDPIDPTLYRDYTDLNREVTSEVESPGQAWNSLTVGAYTEKCNVPPQLHGYRAYGTAGDLSPTSRTSYAWDSQWPMKPDVVFEGGNLLTDNVITDPHPAVALLTTHHEPARTHLTDMGDTSAATALASRMAAQLYAEHPVRWPETIRGLTVHSARWTPAMQARLGRTKRDLVDAMRHYGYGVPDLQRATFSAENDVTLIAEERLQPFRLEGGEMRFNEMHFHPLPWPNIGLENLENTMLELRVTLSYYIEPNPSERGRNIRYRYASHGLRFDLRGRTEDERTFRQRMNALARQEGGYSSGTFRPPPWAIGTQTRQMAGSIFSDWWSGPAVELAACDSIAVYPTGGWWKAKARLPYSERQARYSLIVTVRTLDPTATIDIYTPIATLLEVENIVET from the coding sequence GTGAGCAGACCTTTTGATGAACGTCCAGTGTCTCCTCGAAACCCACAAGCACACGCCGCCTACCTCACGACGGCCATCACCAATGCTGCCCAGCAGGCGCAGCAGCAGATGGCCCGGCGTGATGCAAACATTCAGAACGACCGTCAGGGCGTCTACCTGTCCTTCGAGCTCACGGAGGACCACAGTGATGCGTTGGACAGCTTGACAAGCACTCGTCGGCAGGCAGAACTAGCTGTATTGCGTCAGGAGGGTAATGTGACGCTGGCAACGTTCTACGTCCCGCAGGAGCATCTGGCGGGGTATCAGGAGGATCTGCTCGGAAAGGTAGCCCGGTATAGCGCGTCAGACGGACAGAGGCACCGCCCGCTCGTCACCCGCTTGAACGACGCCCACGCCAACACCCTCCGGGCAGTGTTCTCAGATGATCCTGCTCTGTTTCCCGAGCCTGGGGTTCCCATCTGGTGGGAGGTGTGGACAAGCCGGGACGGGGCATCCGCGCTGACGAGCGTGGTACGGCAGATGGAGTTACCGGTCGGGGAGGAGCACCTTACATTCCCCGACCGGGAAGTGTTTATCGTGCAGGCCACGTCCGAACGAATGGATCAGTTGTATGTGAATTCCTCGGCCATCGAGGAACTGCGGCTGGCGCTGGACTCTCCCGAACCGTTCATCGATATGCCGCGCTCGGAGCAGCAGGAGTGGACGGACGAATTGCTGGAACGGGTTTCATATGAGGCGACAGACCCCGAGGTTGCGATTCTTCTGCTGGATGGCGGAACGACGCAGGCTCACCCGCTGCTCGCCCCCTTGCTGCACGTGAACGACTGGCAGGCGTATGACCCGACATGGTCCCCCGGTGAGGACTCGCGGTTCCATGGCATTCTCGGACACGGAACGAAAATGGCAGGTCTCGCCCTGTATGGCGACTTGAGAGACGCCTTCCTCGCCACGCAACCTATCCTGATGAAGCATCGGCTGGAAGCCATGAAGGTGCTTCCCCCTACGGGACAACACCGTCCCCACCTGTTCGGCTTCGTGACACAGCAGGCGGTGGAAGGGATGGAGGTCACCAACCCCTTTCGCAAGCGGGTGATCGGGATGGCGTTGACCACGCGCCACGGAACCCGCTCCGGGCGACCCTCCTCATGGTCTGCCGCTCTCGATCAACTGGCATTCGGCAACGATGATGAGGACTACCGCCGTCTGCTTGTGGTTGCGGCAGGCAACATCCGTGACCCCATCGACCCAACTCTATATAGGGATTACACCGATTTGAACCGGGAAGTGACGAGCGAGGTCGAGAGCCCGGGGCAGGCATGGAACTCTCTGACGGTCGGGGCCTACACGGAGAAGTGCAATGTTCCGCCTCAGCTGCACGGGTACCGAGCCTACGGCACGGCGGGTGATCTCTCGCCAACAAGTCGCACTTCCTACGCGTGGGACTCCCAGTGGCCGATGAAGCCCGATGTCGTGTTCGAGGGCGGCAACTTGCTGACGGACAATGTAATAACAGACCCCCATCCTGCGGTGGCCCTGCTCACGACCCACCACGAACCTGCCCGGACCCACCTCACGGATATGGGAGACACCAGCGCGGCCACCGCGTTGGCTTCGCGGATGGCTGCCCAACTCTACGCCGAGCACCCGGTGCGCTGGCCCGAGACGATTCGGGGATTGACCGTACACTCGGCCCGGTGGACGCCCGCCATGCAGGCCCGTCTGGGGCGCACCAAGCGGGACCTCGTGGATGCAATGCGGCACTACGGGTATGGCGTGCCCGATCTGCAAAGGGCGACGTTCAGCGCCGAGAACGACGTCACCCTCATCGCCGAGGAACGCCTCCAGCCTTTTCGGCTCGAGGGGGGCGAGATGCGGTTCAATGAGATGCATTTTCATCCCCTGCCGTGGCCGAATATCGGGTTGGAGAACCTCGAAAACACGATGCTCGAATTACGGGTGACGCTCTCGTACTACATTGAGCCTAACCCCAGTGAGCGCGGCAGGAACATCCGCTATCGTTACGCCTCTCATGGTCTGCGCTTCGATCTAAGGGGCCGAACTGAGGACGAACGAACGTTCAGGCAGCGTATGAATGCTCTCGCCCGGCAAGAAGGAGGGTACAGCTCGGGAACATTTCGTCCACCACCATGGGCCATCGGCACGCAGACCCGGCAGATGGCGGGCTCGATCTTCTCCGACTGGTGGTCTGGCCCTGCCGTGGAGCTTGCGGCGTGCGACTCTATTGCGGTGTATCCGACCGGCGGATGGTGGAAGGCTAAGGCGCGTCTGCCCTATTCCGAGCGACAAGCCAGGTACAGCCTAATCGTGACGGTCAGAACCCTAGACCCCACCGCGACCATTGACATCTACACGCCGATTGCGACACTGCTTGAAGTAGAGAACATCGTAGAGACCTAA
- the hsdR gene encoding EcoAI/FtnUII family type I restriction enzme subunit R, with translation MPTEADTCRTSVLPALYAAGWTDEQIKEQRTFTDGRILVQGRSAKRGRQKRVDYLLHTRRDYPIAVVEAKAEYLSPEQGLQQAIDYATVLDLPFAYSTNGRGIVEHDMLTGAERDLEAFPSPAELVNRYRAHRGLPPEVEDRLLIPYHLGDRVPRYYQAIAIQRAAEAILRGQKRLLLTLATGTGKTEIAFQVAWKLWQARWNLSGILRKPRILFLADRSILVDDPKDKAFAPFGDARHKIGGGVLNTSRELYFATYQALAEDEARPGLYRQYPADFFDLIIVDEAHRGSAGEESSWRDILEYFGAATQLGMTATPLREDTRDTYAYYGAPIYEYSLAQGIQDGFLAPYQVRRVITDVDAVGWRPTPGMKDLYGREIPDGEYGTRDFEATLSLLPRTEAVARHLVAYLGATDLLAKTIVFCVDQDHALQMRSALARLLPEQMRAYPDYVVRVVADEGEIGKGHLANFQDVEKVSPVILTSSRLLSTGVDAPMVKNVVLFRVVGSMAEFKQIIGRGTRVREDYGKLFFTIIDYTGTATQKFADPEFDGPPISTTTTVLGEDGVVEEETITEEPQVEGAERPWGRESLKEDETGEPRKLVVRGGVQVQVLHETVQELDAHGRQLRTVEFTSYAAEQVRSLYLSAEDFRNHWADPRSRQTIVEALEERGVALEHLEQVMGMEESDPFDLLCHLAFGGPLLTRRQRAEAAKHRKQDTHATFGPLALTILDQLLDQYAEHGINELGGTAEVFRVLPATRHLNIQEVGRAFGGLPRLRQALDQLPRLIYA, from the coding sequence GTGCCCACCGAAGCCGATACCTGCCGCACCTCCGTCCTACCTGCCCTGTATGCGGCGGGCTGGACGGACGAGCAGATCAAGGAGCAGCGCACCTTCACCGACGGGCGCATCCTCGTGCAGGGCCGCAGCGCCAAGCGGGGCCGGCAGAAGCGGGTCGATTACCTGCTGCACACGCGGCGCGACTACCCCATCGCCGTCGTGGAGGCCAAGGCGGAGTACCTCTCCCCGGAGCAGGGCTTGCAGCAGGCCATCGACTACGCCACGGTTCTGGACCTGCCCTTCGCCTACAGCACGAACGGCCGGGGCATCGTCGAGCACGACATGCTGACCGGCGCGGAGCGCGACCTGGAGGCGTTTCCTTCCCCCGCCGAACTGGTGAACCGCTACCGTGCCCACCGCGGCCTGCCCCCGGAGGTCGAGGACCGGCTGCTGATCCCCTACCACCTGGGGGACCGCGTGCCCCGCTACTACCAGGCCATCGCCATTCAGCGGGCGGCCGAGGCCATCTTGCGAGGCCAGAAGCGCCTCCTGCTGACCCTCGCCACCGGCACGGGCAAGACTGAGATCGCCTTTCAGGTGGCCTGGAAGCTGTGGCAGGCCCGCTGGAACCTGAGCGGGATTCTCCGCAAGCCCCGCATCCTGTTTCTCGCCGACCGCAGCATCCTGGTCGACGACCCCAAGGACAAGGCCTTCGCGCCCTTCGGGGATGCCCGGCACAAGATCGGAGGCGGCGTGCTGAACACCAGCCGCGAACTGTACTTCGCCACCTATCAGGCCCTCGCGGAAGACGAGGCACGGCCCGGTCTGTACCGCCAGTACCCGGCAGACTTCTTCGACCTGATCATCGTGGACGAGGCGCACCGCGGCTCGGCGGGCGAGGAGAGCTCCTGGCGCGACATCCTCGAGTACTTCGGCGCGGCCACCCAACTTGGCATGACGGCGACGCCCCTGCGGGAGGACACCCGCGACACCTACGCCTACTACGGTGCCCCCATTTACGAGTACAGCCTCGCGCAGGGCATCCAGGACGGCTTCCTGGCCCCCTACCAGGTGCGGCGCGTCATCACGGACGTGGACGCGGTCGGGTGGCGGCCCACGCCCGGCATGAAAGACCTGTACGGCCGGGAGATCCCGGACGGCGAGTACGGCACCAGGGACTTCGAGGCCACGCTCTCCCTGCTGCCGCGCACGGAAGCGGTGGCCCGGCACCTCGTGGCGTACCTGGGGGCCACAGACCTGCTGGCGAAGACCATCGTTTTCTGCGTGGACCAGGACCACGCGCTGCAGATGCGCAGTGCCCTCGCCCGGCTGCTACCGGAGCAGATGCGGGCGTACCCGGACTACGTGGTGCGGGTGGTGGCCGACGAGGGCGAGATCGGCAAGGGCCACCTGGCGAACTTCCAGGACGTGGAGAAGGTCTCGCCGGTCATCCTGACGAGTTCGAGGCTGCTCTCGACTGGCGTGGACGCCCCGATGGTCAAGAACGTGGTCCTCTTCCGCGTGGTGGGCAGCATGGCGGAGTTCAAGCAGATCATCGGCCGCGGTACCCGCGTGCGCGAGGACTACGGCAAGCTCTTTTTCACCATTATCGACTACACGGGCACGGCCACCCAGAAGTTCGCCGACCCTGAGTTCGACGGCCCGCCCATCAGCACGACGACCACCGTGCTGGGCGAGGACGGGGTGGTGGAGGAAGAAACCATCACCGAGGAACCTCAGGTGGAGGGTGCCGAACGTCCCTGGGGCCGGGAGAGCCTGAAGGAGGACGAGACCGGGGAACCGCGCAAGCTGGTGGTGCGCGGCGGCGTGCAGGTGCAGGTGCTGCACGAGACGGTGCAGGAACTCGACGCTCATGGGCGGCAACTGCGGACAGTAGAGTTCACGTCCTACGCCGCCGAGCAGGTTCGCAGTCTGTACCTGAGCGCCGAGGACTTCCGCAATCATTGGGCCGACCCGCGCAGCCGCCAGACCATCGTGGAGGCCCTGGAGGAGCGGGGCGTGGCGCTGGAACATCTGGAACAGGTCATGGGCATGGAGGAGAGCGATCCCTTCGACCTGCTGTGCCACCTGGCGTTCGGGGGGCCACTGCTCACCCGCCGGCAACGTGCGGAGGCGGCCAAGCACCGCAAGCAGGACACCCACGCCACTTTTGGCCCCCTCGCCCTGACCATCCTCGACCAGCTTCTGGACCAGTACGCCGAGCACGGCATCAACGAGCTGGGCGGAACGGCAGAGGTGTTCCGGGTGCTGCCCGCCACGCGGCACCTGAACATTCAGGAGGTCGGGCGGGCGTTTGGGGGGTTGCCGAGGCTGCGGCAGGCTCTAGATCAGCTGCCGAGGCTGATCTATGCCTGA